From Macrobrachium rosenbergii isolate ZJJX-2024 chromosome 55, ASM4041242v1, whole genome shotgun sequence, a single genomic window includes:
- the LOC136835778 gene encoding putative leucine-rich repeat-containing protein DDB_G0290503, with translation MTLPSVIQCEDLELSRPHRCKLQITSLNEKATRADAMSRKLESGDYPRLWKDIQSLNPKTKKLSRRVREAVVARCPDCQSELTPNRMHYQRNNNKQLCYADDMVLISPSVQGLQRLIDTCRQYAEGFDILHNETKTQLFTLINIRRKIISLRHGTTELIPTSQENASEDSNINNDNKNEVSALKEVYERKFGDLGMEMQLLRSENSRLRATLVEKENLFDQMTADIDGLRRRVIDNFKGRMEERSRLPSRSFPEEEDDFLDLLGQIMNDLHESDFPKPSLLEDCRRNHIYESVLTLRQRIDRLDQENHLLKKENIECEGKIGDLEKEVQDFAKQNENIQTEFDKEANDLKQRLSNQQDMNIEKDVEIERFKKDVIEKEEKIGDLEKAVQKLGEEKNEIKNELESKVRHLMQELKEVIEKEEKIEDLEKAVQKLGEEKNEIKNELESKVRHLIKRSKLGEEKNEIKNELESKVRHLMQELSILHMKKNIQIEICKQEVIEKEEKIEDLEAAVQKLGEEKNEIKNELESKVRHLMQELSILHMKKDRQNEMCKQEVIEKEEKIQHLEKEVEKLTEEKKELKNELESKVRYLMQELSNLHLRKDRQIEMCKQEMIEKDEKIQDLENTVLNLLEENKKIKNEMDSKANDLRHELSDMQDLNKEKDLEIENFRKEITEYGKTIQGLEDVVIDLKEENRKRKAEMEKERNDVKEELSSLQTMNMEKEEEMELLKQEIMEYTKTIHVLENEVVNLVDEKKSMKTKMENEINDLREELSNLQDINMEKDEEIELFKKEVTEGWETIHGLENGIIELTEENQKRKTEMEKEFNYLKEELSNLQYMNMEKDEEMELFKKEVTESGKTIHGLENEVIELMEEHQKRKTETEQEINDLKEELSNLQSMNVEKDEEIELFKKEVTECWKTIHGLENEVIELMEEHQKKKMEIVKELNDFREKLINL, from the exons atgaccttgccatctgtgaTTCAGTGTGAAGACttagagctttctcgacctcatcgatgcaagttacagatcacatc actgaatgaaaaagcaactagagctgatgcaatgtctagaaaattagaatctggcgattacccccgtctttggaaggacattcaatccctaaatcccaaaactaaaaagctatcacggAGAGTAAGAGAAGCCGTCGTGGCGAG atgccctgattGTCAAAGTGagctcactcccaatcggatgcactatcaacgaaacaacaataaacagctctgttacgccgacgacatggttctgatttccccatcagtgcaaggtctccagcgactcatcgacacctgccgccaatatgcagagggaTTTGATATCCTacacaacgaaaccaagacccagt TGTTTACTCTTATAAATATCAGACGGAAGATCATTTCTTTGAGGCATGGGACGACGGAACTGATACCAACCAGCCAGGAGAACGCCAGTGAGGACAGCAACATCAACAACGACAACAAGAACGAAGTTTCGGCTCTGAAGGAGGTTTATGAAAGGAAGTTCGGCGATCTTGGAATGGAAATGCAGCTGCTTCGAAGTGAAAATTCTCGTTTGCGAGCGACGCTGGTGGAAAAGGAGAACCTATTCGATCAAATGACTGCAGACATCGACGGCCTGAGACGAAGAGTTATTGATAACTTCAAAGGACGAATGGAAGAAAGATCTCGCTTGCCCAGCCGATCTTTCCCAGAAGAGGAAGACGACTTTCTGGACCTCCTTGGACAAATTATGAATGATCTACATGAAAGCGACTTCCCCAAGCCATCCCTACTGGAGGATTGTAGGAGGAACCACATTTATGAGTCGGTCCTCACCCTTCGACAGCGGATAGACAGATTGGATCAGGAGAACCATctactgaagaaagaaaatatcgaaTGTGAAGGGAAGATCGGAGATTTGGAGAAGGAAGTTCAGGACTTTgcgaaacaaaatgaaaatattcagacgGAATTTGACAAGGAAGCTAATGACCTCAAGCAGAGACTGAGTAACCAACAGGATATGAATATAGAAAAGGACGTAGAgattgaaagatttaaaaaagatgtgattgaaaaggaagagaaaataggAGACTTGGAAAAAGCGGTCCAGAAATTaggtgaagaaaaaaatgaaattaaaaacgaacTGGAAAGCAAGGTTCGTCACCTTATGCAGGAGCTCA AAGAAgttattgaaaaggaagagaaaatagaagactTGGAAAAAGCGGTCCAGAAATTaggtgaagaaaaaaatgaaattaaaaacgaatTGGAAAGTAAGGTTCGTCACCTTAT AAAGCGGTCCAAATTaggtgaagaaaaaaatgaaattaaaaacgaatTGGAAAGTAAGGTTCGTCACCTTATGCAGGAGCTCAGTATCCTTCATATGAAAAAGAACATACAGATTGAAATTTGTAAACAAGAAgttattgaaaaggaagagaaaatagaaGATTTGGAAGCAGCAGTCCAGAAACTaggtgaagaaaaaaatgaaattaaaaacgaatTGGAAAGTAAGGTTCGTCACCTTATGCAGGAGCTAAGTATCCTTCATAtgaaaaaggacagacagaatgaaatgtgtaaacaagaggtgattgaaaaggaagagaaaatacaaCACTTGGAAAAAGAAGTCGAAAAATTaactgaggaaaaaaaggaacttaaaaacgAATTGGAAAGCAAGGTTCGTTACCTTATGCAGGAGCTCAGTAACCTTCACTTGAGAAAGGACAGACAGATTGAAATGTGTAAGCAAGAAATGATTGAAAAGGATGAGAAAATACAAGATTTGGAGAATACAGTCCTGAATTTacttgaagaaaacaagaaaattaaaaatgaaatggatagCAAAGCAAATGACCTCAGGCATGAGCTCAGTGACATGCAGGATCTGAATAAGGAAAAGGATTTGGAGATTGAAAACTTTAGAAAAGAAATTACTGAATATGGAAAGACAATTCAAGGTCTGGAGGATGTGGTCATCGACTTGAAAGAAGAAAATCGGAAAAGGAAAGCTGAaatggagaaggagagaaatgACGTCAAAGAAGAACTGAGCAGCCTCCAGACTATGAAtatggaaaaggaggaggagatggaactATTGAAACAAGAAATAATGGAATACACTAAAACGATTCACGTTTTGGAAAATGAGGTGGTCAACTTGGTAGACGAAAAGAAGAGcatgaaaactaaaatggaaaacgaaataAACGACCTCAGAGAAGAACTGAGCAACCTACAGGATATCAATATGGAAAAGGACGAGGAGATAGAActgtttaaaaaagaagtaactgAGGGTTGGGAAACTATTCATGGTTTGGAAAATGGGATCATCGAGTTGACGGAAGAAAATcagaagaggaaaacagaaatggaaaaggaatttaATTATCTCAAAGAAGAATTGAGCAACCTCCAATATATGAATATGGAAAAGGACGAGGAGATGGAActctttaaaaaagaagtaactgAAAGTGGGAAAACTATTCATGGTTTGGAAAATGAGGTCATCGAGTTGATGGAGGAACATCAGAAGAGGAAAACGGAAACAGAACAGGAAATAAACGACCTCAAAGAAGAACTGAGCAACCTCCAATCTATGAATGTGGAAAAGGACGAGGAGATAGAactatttaaaaaagaagtaactgAATGTTGGAAAACGATTCATGGTTTGGAAAATGAGGTCATCGAGTTGATGGAggaacatcagaagaagaaaatggaaatagtAAAGGAATTAAATGACTTCAGAGAAAAGTTGATCAACCTGTAG